The Mycteria americana isolate JAX WOST 10 ecotype Jacksonville Zoo and Gardens chromosome 18, USCA_MyAme_1.0, whole genome shotgun sequence region tgccgcggcggggtgggggaggcgggggggccgggcccggtAGGCCGCGGGGTGAGGCGCGGGGGCGGCCTGGCGGGGCCGCCGGAGGGGCCCGGGAACTCCCCTCAGCGCCGCGCCCCCTCCCTGACAGGCCTCGGGAGGGGGCTGTCGTGACGAGTCGCGACACGCTGCGCGGACAGGGGGTGCTGTCGCGGCGGGCAGCGCAGCCtgcttctccccccgcccccctccccccgctcaTGCCCGGGGAGGCCCGCGGTGCGCCGGGCTCGCCCCCGTCCAGGCCCAAGGAGGCGGCCCCGGCCCTCGGGTGTCGCCGGGCCGCGGAGAtgcgggcgcggcggccgggcctgGCGAGGTGCGGGCCCCCGGCCCCTCGTCGTCTCTCACAAAGGAGGTGCGGGCGTCAAAACCGCCTCTCCCGTCCCGCTGACACCTGGTAAACACCGGCGGGTGTGCCGTGGGTGGCGGGGGGAAGGTCAGCGGCAGAAGGGGCTGATACGGGTGCGACACAATAAATAATGGCTGTTTATAAACTTAGGAAGCGCCTTAGCTCCCCCGGTAGCCTTCCCGCGTTTTGCTTGCttggttctgtttttttccctccacaaacTCACTTCATCGGAGGCCAGAGGAGTGCCACCGCTCGAGGAAAACCTCCCTCCAAGACTTCAGTGTAGCTCTGCTTCCAAAAAGAAGCTCTTAATGCCTCTTGGTGCTGCTAGAGATGGATACAGGCCTAAGTGTGAGACTACTAGGCACTTCTGAGTTCTTCCCTGAGACCCTGTGGTGGTCACAGCCTGGTTAAAGAATGTTAATTACCCTCCTCCCCTTATTGCACGTGCTTCTGCGTAGAGAACGCTATTAAATTCCAGTCTGGAATGGGACTGTACCAGAGGGGCTTCCATTCTGGATTTGTTATCCTTATTGCCATTCTGGACTGTGGTTCTGGACTAAAACTTTGCAAAGACTTGAGAGAGGAGCAGCGTAGCAAAATGTGGTAGACTTGTGTAGCTCTTGGCAGGCCAGAGGAGCTCCACCAGCTTACGGTGCCCGAGGACAGCTCCAGGCTGGGGACGCTGTTCTGAACAAATCCTTCCCGCCTGTATTCTATTTTCACAGTCACTGGTGTCTGCAAATCACGGGGGGACtgctcagcctgtgctgcaggaaaagaaaagttagaTAatctgtggttgtgggtgtgttTGCTCCTTTTGAAGTGTAGCAGAGACTGACAGTTGCTCGTATCTGTGGTATTTCACGGGTTACTCTTTTCAGGAGTCTTGCTTGGCCGCTGAATTATTTCTGGATTAACAAGCGTGTCACTTCTCAGTTCTCATCGGGCCTTTTGAGTAATCGTTGCACTCTGATTTCCAAGCACAtgactttctgtttgtttgtttgtttgtttttaccataaatagtatttttagcATCTTCAAGAAATAGTTGGCCAACAATCTTTGGCAAGGAGCTATCTCATTGAGGCGGGAAAGGTTCAGAAGTACTCATGTTTATAAACAATGTCACACTATTAAGCTCCTCCATGTGAGGACAGTGGGCGTAGGGGAATGAGAAGAGAGGAAGGTATTGCTGATGAGTTCAGTTAGAGTGGAGTGTTTTGCTGGACTGGGCAGGAGAGCACTTACCTTCCTCAGGAGGGACTTAGAGATTGGTGGATAGAGTGGGAATGAGGGAAATGAATCCTCATTTCCCTTAGAAATGAGGAacgggtggtggtggtggggaaataCACATAATTTCTGTTGGGGGGAAGAACTTGGTGTATATGCCTTGAAGACATCTAGTGGCTTTTGCAGCCTTTCGCCCCTTTACCTGTGTGTGCCTCCTAATTAGTTAGCTCTTCAATGCATCATGCACTTTCCTCAGGTAGTagctgcttaaattatttttgttttcaggatatctttttcctttgtgttttccctTTCAATAGAAACTGATGTGTGAATCTTTTGTCAGTGTTTTGTTACAAGTGACCCACAGTGATCTGACGATTTTAACTTCCATGAGAGGGAGTAAAAGAAGTTTTACAGTGATGGACTCTAATGTGAGGTGTGAGTGGATTTTATATAGACTGCAAGGAAATCATAGCTTTTATTATGTATAATTCTGTACTACAGAATAATAAGGGATGGCTGAATAAGTAATGGTTTGGGAGGAGGGTTTACATAGTGGTTTTAAATTTAATCCATCTAAGCAAGGAGGATGTTGCCTATAAAAGGTTCTTACCCTGGTATGTGATGTTAGCGGCCTATATTTTCCTTCGAGTGTCAGTGGTTTGTCAAAATTCATAATGTTGGGTCCTGGAATTAAGATATTTCAGCCGAGGCTATGAAACTTTCAGCAGTGGATTTTCATGTTGGAGTAGTTTTAAGTTTGTGACCTAAACCTGTTATAAAGTTAAAGCTGAACCCTGTGCACTCTAATATGGGCTATTTCATTCCTTAGCTGCTTGTGGCAGTGGCAGTGCATGGAGAATCTGGATCAAGGACCTTACTAGCCAAAAATTGTTCAAAAACTGTTGTCCCACAGAGGTTGTCACTGCCACAATCCCGAGCATCAGTGCGGAGAGGCATTATTTTTAGACAGCTATGCAAGCAGAAATTCTGCTTTGTGTTAATCCCTTAGCTGAAGTTTTTGCGAGTTTCTAGGTATGATGGTGGCATAATTTAAGTTGCACACTACCTGGCTTTGGCTGTGAGTCTGAGGACATGAAGAAAAACTCCTGGGTATAGGAAAATAAGATAATCCAGGCCACGGAAATGATCTGCTGTTACTGTCTTCTGTACAGGTCAAAGACTGATGGAGAAAGAATCTGAAACCTATAGTGTTTTTTACATTGAGCTGGCATTCTTGGTGGTGAAGAATAGTGGAAGTGAGGCATGGGTTGttacttgtattttaataaaCATCTGTTGAGATTGAGCTGACTTTGAGTTGCCAGTATTATATCCGAACAGAGACGAGGCACTGAGCTCAGTCCCAGGTGGGGAGGCAGAGCATCAATCTCACTGTAGTAACGTGCCTTTTTCTGCAGCGAAAGCAGCGTCTGTGTGCACAGAAGGGCAGTATTTAATCTTTGCTTTGCTCGGTAAAAGTCAACAAGATAGGCAAAGTGTAAGTCAGGTTGCACTCGTGGTGTTTGGAGTCAGAGGTCCAAATTCAGTGCTAccctgaaatgaaaatgtatctTTAGACTTTGAAAAACTCGCCTTTGGGTCTCTGTGTGTAGGAGTGCATGTGTTTGGGTACTGGAAGTGTGAAACATTTTCACTGTGCTGCCCTGAACCCTAACGTACTTGCCATTTGTTGTTCCCCGCCTTAACGCTGTGTAGGGAAGGAACCGATGGAAATAGAAACTGTAACACTAGTCAAGCCAAAGAATTTCTTGCCTGGAGAGTGGTGAGCTATTGGATCTTTGTTTTGGACCACTATCCTTCTTTAATTGAAACAAGATGGTTTATAATGCTTGTAGCAGCGTGGGGCTCAGATAGCCTGTAACAGATCTCTGGGAGACTCAACTGCAAGAGAGTTGCAAATACAGCCCTTGTAGTTCAATCAGGAGGCAGGGGATCGAAAAGTCCGCTGAACTAGGACACCTCCCAGGAAATCGATGCAGCCTTCTGTCCGTAAGGATCGGGACAAAGTTAGCACAAAACTTGTTGAATGGCAACAAAACTGATGGGAATGCCAGTTGTGAAGTAATGCTCAGCCAGATGTGAAACGGGAGTGAATTTCCGAGCAGGTTGCCAAATAAGGATTAGAAGTGGGGACTAACTCATATTCTGTATTCAGTAAGATATTTCATTCCTCTGCACGTTTTTAGCCTGTTTTAAATGACTAAATACTATGGGTCTGACTTAATGAACACAACAGGCAGCTCGGTGAACTGCAAAAACAAAAGGGAGATCAGTACATGCTAGAACATCTTCGTGAAGCAGGCTGTGACAGGCAATCAGTTGAGAACTTTTAACAgatacattttgtaaaacaaaattgTATCAAAGGTGTTGCTGGATGATATATTATGTGACATTGTAGCTATTGAGG contains the following coding sequences:
- the LOC142418678 gene encoding uncharacterized protein LOC142418678, yielding MPAASHWPAAPPRPAPAPRRGRFVSAGPAGEFPPPPARPPPVPRRGGGGGGAGPGRPRGEARGRPGGAAGGARELPSAPRPLPDRPREGAVVTSRDTLRGQGVLSRRAAQPASPPAPLPPLMPGEARGAPGSPPSRPKEAAPALGCRRAAEMRARRPGLARCGPPAPRRLSQRRCGRQNRLSRPADTCVLLQVTHSDLTILTSMRGSKRSFTVMDSNVRCQRLMEKESETYSVFYIELAFLVVKNSGRKEPMEIETVTLVKPKNFLPGECF